TGACCGCGACGGCGTGATTAACGACGTCGTCTATTACCCGGAGATCGGATTGGTTGATTCGCCCTTCACGGTCGAGCAATTTCATCTTCGCCCCCGGGTGGGCGAAGCCATCCAGCGGCTCAACCGGCTCCAGTTCAAAGTCATTGTGGTTTCCAATCAGCCGGGAATCGCCAAGCGCCACTTCTCGGCCCGAACGCTCGCCGCCATGGATCGAAAAATGAAGCGCTCTCTCGCTCGCCAGGGCGCTCGCCTCGATGCCGCGCTCTACTGCCTGCACCATCCCGGCGCAGCTTTGAAACGCTATCGGCTACGGTGTGCTTGCCGCAAACCCCAGCCAGGACTCCTGCTGCAGGCGGCAACCGATTTCGGGATTGATCTCGAACGTTCCTACATGGTGGGAGACAGCGCGAGCGATGTCCAGGCAGGCCAGCGAGCCGGCTGCCGAACCATCTACCTTGGCAGTTGGAAGTGCGATGTCTGTCGCCTCATGGAACGGCAAGGCGTACGGCCCCATTTCATTTGCCAGGATCTCTGGGAAGCGAGTCGCCAAATTCAAGCTCTGGAGGGTGGCGATGGAGATTTTTCTCGATTCCGCAGACGCGAAGGAGATTCAAAAGTGGGTCGCCCAGGGGGTGGTGGATGGCGTCACCACCAACCCTTCCATTCTCTTCAAAGACAAGGTTTACGAAATTGAGCCGGGCGTCCGCCGCCTCTGTGCGTTGCTCAATGGGGCGCCGCTCAGTGTTGAGGTGACAACGGACAACCGGGAAGAGATGGTCGTGCAGGGGCAGGGGTTTGCGGCGCTGGCGCCCAATATTGTCGTGAAGATCCCGATTATCAACCAACACGGCGAATCGTGCCTGGGAGTGATCCATCAACTTGCCTCGCAGGGCATCCGCATCAATACCACCGCGATGCTTTCCTTCAACCAGGCCATGCTGGCGGCCAAGGCCGGCGCCACCTACGTGAGCTTGTTTTGCGGCCGCATCGCCGATGAAGGCAATGACCCTTACCCGACGGTGGCGGCGGTGCGGCGCTGGCTCGACGCCTGGCGGATGAAAGCGAAAATTATTGCCGGCAGCATGCGTGGCGTCATGGATGTGCAGAACGCCGCCCTGGCCGGCGCCCACGTGGTGACCATCCCGCCGCCTTTCCTGGCCAAGATGGTGGACCACAAATACAGCCGCGATACGGTCCGCGGTTTCGTCGAAGACGCAGCCAAGGCTCTGGCGGCTATCGAAAAGGAGAAGTTCGCGATCGCTGGCCGTTAGATCCCGCCAGTCATTCCGGACGGACGGCCGCGCTCCATCGGCTGCGGCGAACAAGCGATTGGGGTCGGGGGTTGCGGCGCAAAGGCGCTAGCTTGAGGCCGGGTGGGGGATGGAACGGTCGGTTGGTGAGGAGGTCGGGCATCTCGTGAAAAGGGCGTTGATTACAGGAATCACCGGACAGGACGGCTCCTACCTGGCCGAATTATTGCTTGCCAAAGGGTACGAGGTTCACGGCATGAAACGCCGTTCGAGCAGCTTCAACACGACCCGCATTGACAATATTCTTCCCGACTGGCACGAGCGCGACGCTCGCCTGTTCCTGCACTTTGCCGACCTTGGCGATTCGACCAGCCTCATCAAGCTGCTCTACCGGCTGCGGCCTGACGAGATTTATCACCTCGGGGCTCAAAGCCACGTTCGCGTGAGCTTTGATATCCCCGAGTACACCGGGGACATAACCGCGCTGGGGACGACGCGGTTGTTGGAGGCGATGCGGGAGACAGGAACCAAGGCAAAGTTTTATAACGCGGCCAGCAGCGAAATGTTTGGTAATGCTCGTCAGGTTCCGCAGAGCGAATCTACACCCTTTCTCCCGCGGAGTCCCTACGCGTGCGCAAAACTCTATT
The DNA window shown above is from Candidatus Acidiferrales bacterium and carries:
- a CDS encoding HAD family hydrolase, coding for MRAVFLDRDGVINDVVYYPEIGLVDSPFTVEQFHLRPRVGEAIQRLNRLQFKVIVVSNQPGIAKRHFSARTLAAMDRKMKRSLARQGARLDAALYCLHHPGAALKRYRLRCACRKPQPGLLLQAATDFGIDLERSYMVGDSASDVQAGQRAGCRTIYLGSWKCDVCRLMERQGVRPHFICQDLWEASRQIQALEGGDGDFSRFRRREGDSKVGRPGGGGWRHHQPFHSLQRQGLRN
- a CDS encoding transaldolase family protein encodes the protein MDGVTTNPSILFKDKVYEIEPGVRRLCALLNGAPLSVEVTTDNREEMVVQGQGFAALAPNIVVKIPIINQHGESCLGVIHQLASQGIRINTTAMLSFNQAMLAAKAGATYVSLFCGRIADEGNDPYPTVAAVRRWLDAWRMKAKIIAGSMRGVMDVQNAALAGAHVVTIPPPFLAKMVDHKYSRDTVRGFVEDAAKALAAIEKEKFAIAGR